One part of the Glycine max cultivar Williams 82 chromosome 14, Glycine_max_v4.0, whole genome shotgun sequence genome encodes these proteins:
- the LOC102667759 gene encoding uncharacterized protein, with the protein MNIASYNVRGLGKGVKWAAIRRLINKENIQMLCLQETKKDIIDRTLCQAIWGSDEVKWEMQPAINSAGGILCMWTESVFKLQNKVIGNGFILLEGVCNREDMKIGIVTVYSPCDINNKRLLWDSVKQLKQASQVRLWCVLGDFNCIRNPNERIGKSDRLVGDNSMQEFNEWIEDMELLEVPNVGRQYTWFRPNGESKSRLDRALISPEWRDTWPESVQFTLARNFSDHCPILIKANNVDWGPKPFRILNCWLTDKSFKDVVNHCWYSVQVVGWGAYVLKEKNQKAEGQIKDMEQGRIWGYF; encoded by the coding sequence ATGAATATAGCCTCTTACAATGTTAGAGGTTTGGGGAAGGGAGTAAAATGGGCTGCCATAAGGAGATTaatcaacaaagaaaatattcaaatgCTATGTCTGCAGGAGACTAAGAAAGATATcattgatagaacattatgccAGGCTATATGGGGTAGTGATGAAGTTAAGTGGGAGATGCAACCTGCAATCAATTCAGCTGGTGGCATCTTATGCATGTGGACTGAATCAGTTTTCAAGTTACAAAACAAGGTCATTGGAAATGGTTTCATTCTCTTGGAAGGAGTTTGCAACAGAGAAGACATGAAAATCGGCATTGTGACAGTATACTCTCCCTGTGATATAAATAACAAGAGACTATTGTGGGATTCTGTGAAACAGCTGAAACAAGCCTCTCAAGTAAGACTATGGTGTGTGCTTGGGGATTTTAATTGCATAAGGAACCCGAATGAAAGAATTGGAAAATCAGACAGATTAGTGGGTGATAATAGTATGCAAGAATTCAATGAATGGATTGAAGATATGGAGTTATTGGAGGTTCCTAATGTGGGCAGACAATACACTTGGTTTAGGCCAAATGGTGAATCTAAAAGCAGATTAGACAGGGCATTAATATCCCCTGAATGGAGGGACACGTGGCCAGAAAGTGTGCAGTTCACTTTAGCAAGAAATTTTTCAGATCATTGCCCTATTCTTATTAAAGCTAATAATGTGGATTGGGGTCCTAAACCTTTTAGGATTCTAAATTGCTGGCTAACAGATAAGTCTTTCAAAGATGTAGTCAATCATTGCTGGTATTCTGTCCAAGTTGTAGGATGGGGAGCTTatgtattaaaagaaaaaaatcaaaaggctGAAGGGCAGATTAAAGATATGGAACAAGGAAGAATATGGGgatacttttaa